GATGAAACGAGGATAAACGCCTCCACTTTGTGTTTGATAGCAGCATCAATCAGGTTTTGGGTGCCGAGGATGTTGTTCTTGACGGCTTCGTCCGGATGATTTTCCATGAACTTGACGTGCTTGTGCGCAGCGGCGTGGAAAATAATATGAGGACGGTATTTACGCGTAATTTGTGAAACTTTGGCGTTATCTCGAATGTCACCGATAACTAAAGCACGATTAAGCTCCGGTTCAGATTCGCGGAGTTCTATGTCCGTGTGGTAAATGCTGTTTTCACCCCGTCCGAAAAGGATAAGCAGTTCCGGGTTTAATTTCGCCACTTGACGACAGAGCTCAGAACCGATTGAACCCCCTGCACCCGTTACCATCACGCGTTTACCGGAGAGATATTTTGAGACTTCAGCGATGTTCATTTGTGAAGTAGAGCGATTCAATAGATCTTCAAATCGAACCTCCCGGATCTGATTGACACTGGCTCTCCCTTCAAGGATCGCGTGAATATTGGGAACGATTTTAAATTGACAGCCCCGATATTCGCACTGCCGAATAATATCGCGGATCTTACCACCCGGTGCTGACGGGATAGCGATGACAACCTCATCAATCTCACGCTTTCGAGCAATATAGGTTAGGTCACGGGTCGTACCGAGTACTTCAAGCCCCGCAACACTTCTACCAACTTTATGTGGCGCATCATCAATAAAACCTATTGGAACATACCCTTTCTCAGGATGATTTCTCAGTGAGCGCACCACACCGATGCCTGTTTCACCCGCACCCACAATGAGTACTTTTGTTGGGGGCTTTCGCGTCGTCAATCGCGATTGAGAGCTCGTTTTTGCTAAATCTATGTGCCTTTGGGAGTTCTGACTTACAGAGCGTCCATCTCCCTGAAGGATTTGGGCAGAGAACTTGGTAAATCCGATAAGTGCGAAGTTATAAAATCCATCAATTAAGAATAGGACCCAAGCGATTTTCAGGAGCATCGAAAGCCCAATAAGCCCTACAGTCGCTACGATCATTGCGGTGGCTAATGTGCGAAATTCCTTTACAGAGGCATACTTCCATATCGGCTTGTACAGGTTGAAAGCCAGCAGCAGACCGACGCGGACTATCGTGACGACAGCGGCGGCACCAATGCCGACAAGATGCTGAGGCTGGAATGGGGATGTGTCCGCACTTTGCAATAGAGCGGAGAGCCAGGTGGATTGTTCTAATAGGTCAAGACCGAATTGTCGGCTGGTCAGATAAGCGAATAGAAACGCGATATTGACGAGAAGTACATCAATAATAACTGTAAAACTCCACTTTATTTTCGGTTTATCCATATTCCCTCCTCAAGAAATTTTTTGACTATTGGGATTTTCGCTCAGTTTTTTCTCTTATCAAAAGTGTCGAAAACCGGATACCGCTTAGAGATAAGTACCTTTTCAGTTATAATTACGAGTCTTCTTTCAATTTCGGTACATGAACTGCTTGCGTGTAAACATGCTTTAAGCGATCACCAATAGCCTCCCAACTGTAATTGGTTTCGACGCGCGTTCTGGCAGTTCGCGCAAGTCTTTCCCGCAAATGCTCGTCATTGAGCAAATGAACCACGTTTTCAGCAAAGTCGGTGGGTGTGTCAGCGACGAGCAATTCCTTGCCAATGTCTGCCTCCAACCCCATTGCACCCACAGGAGTTGTAACGACAGGCACGCCCATTGCCATCGCCTCTAAATTTTTGGTTTGTATGCCCGACCCAGCCCGTAAAGGCGCAACAAAGACTGACGCTTTTTCAAAATAGGGACGGACATCCGGTACATAGCCTGTAACAACGACACCATCCTGTGCCTCAAGCCGCTTTACCGGATCCGATGGATGATTGCCTACTATGTAAAACTCCGCCTGCGGATGCTGTTCTCGAATGCGCGGGAATATCTCATTGCAGAAATAGATCGCGGCATCTGCGTTAGGAAAATAGTTCATTGTCCCCGTAAAGAGCAGCGACGGCGCGGATTGAACTGTAGACTTTGGTTGAAAATAGTCAAGATCAACCCCCATCGGGACTATCGACAAATTGAGATTGTTATCTTGTTTCAAGAGATAGTCACGATCGAAGCGGGCAACAACGGTGCCACAGTCAAAAGCCTTCATAATATCGACTTCGTAACGCCGCACCCGATTTTCCTCCAATTTTACCAAAAAACGTTTTGGAGTGCAATCTAATTTAATTTTCGCGAGCCAAGGATTGCTTTCAAGTTCCGCCCGTCGGCTGAGATTCAATGCCAACGAATCACACAAGTCTAAGACTTTGACAGGTCCCTGTACCGCTGCCACGTATTGTCCCATCCGAAATAGGTGTGCGTGAATCAACTCGAAATCCTCTTGTTCGAGGAGTTCGTCAATCTTCCGTTGCATCTGTGGCGCGTACCAATAATGCAGCTGAAGCGGACGACGCGATAAGCAGTGGAACCCTGTATTCATAAGGGCGAAAGAACGGTGGAAACGCACCCACTCTACACGTTCACAAAAAGGTTCTAAATGCTTCGCTGATTCAATATCGCTCTCAGATTCAGCAAAATAAACGACGGTTACGGCATGTTCTTCCGAAAGCTGCTTGATAAAGTTGTATGACCGGATCCGATCGCCTCGATGCGGTGGATACGGACACCGGAGGCTTAAAAATAAAATCTTCATTAACGTAATTCTTCGTCGGGCATCTCTGCTTCATCAATAAGCATGACTGGAATGCCTTCGCGGATTGGGTAGCGACGCTTACACGCACCGACACACACCAGTTTCTGTGCTACTTCATCATGTCTTATCTCGCCTTTACATGCCGGACATGCGAGGATATCAAGTAACGTTTTTGAGAGCGTATATGCGTTTTCCGAATTCAAAGCGATTCTCCTTACGTACCAATTGAATGCCTCTGAAGGCTCCATAGTGCAGTATTATTAAGCACCATGGCATCTCTTGTATTTCTTACCACTTCCGCAAGGGCACGGAGCATTTCTGCCAACCTTAGGCATGTTTCCCATTGCCTGTTGTGAAGCAAATTCAGCATCACCAGGAGCTGCGGCTGCACGCCTACCTTGAGGACTCCTCTGCTGTGGTCTACGCTGTCTTCCAGCTCGCTGACTGGGGGCGCGGCGTGGTGCTTCAGTATTAACACGAGATTTGAAGATAAACTCACTGACCTGTTCCTCAATTTGTTGATACATACTCTCAAAAACAGCGAGTGCCTCGTTTTTGAAAACGACAATCGGATCTTTACCCCCGTATCCTGCACCAAATCGAATACCTTCCTCAATATAGTCGATGTTATGGAGATGTTCCTTCCAATGATCATCAATCCTGTCCAAAAGGAGCAAGCGTTCAAGGACGCGCATCATCTCCGGACCCATTTCGGCTTCACGCGCCGCATAAGCGGCACGCAGCATTTCCAAAGTCTGTTCCTGAATTTCTTCTGGGTCTGCCTGTGCCAAGGGTGCTTTCCAAGTTGGCTCGATGGGGAATGTGCTCGTCAACCACTGCTCGAATCTGTCGGGGGTCTCAAGCGGATCTCCTACTTTTTCTCCCATGTTATCCTCGATTCCATCTCTAACGACTCTATCAATCATCCCCCAAATCGTAGTTTTAAGGGATGCAGGAACCTTGGCATCCTTGTCAGCGAGTGCTGCAAGCCCACCCTCCTCTACTGTGCTTTCGTATTCCGATAATTCTGCTACATCTGTAGCGGAAGTCAAGACGGTATCGCGTAAGGTATAGATAGTGTCACGCTGTGTATCCATAACATCGTCAAACTTGAGGAGGTTTTTGCGGACTTCAAAAAACATCTGTTCAACGCGAGTCTGTGCTTTCTCAATAGATTTCGTAACCCACGGATGTTCTAAGGGAACATCTTCATCCATCCCAACGCGTGTCATCAATCCTTGCAAGCGTTCAGATCCGAATTTCCGCATCAATTCATCTTCAAGAGAGAGATAGAATCGGGATGAACCCGGATCTCCTTGTCTACCGGAACGACCGCGAAGCTGATTGTCGATACGTCGGGACTCATGACGTTCCGTGCCGACGATATGAAGTCCACCAGCGGCTAATACACTCTTTTTGTTTTCTTCGCAAATCGCTTCCGCTTCCGCAAGTGCTGCCTGAAATTCCTCAGACTCCGGGGACAGTGCTTCTGTCTTCGCTTTCTGCTTCCGCAGCGTTTCCATTGCCATACCTTCCGGATTACCGCCGAGAAGAATGTCCACACCCCTACCTGCCATATTTGTTGCGATTGTTACAGCACCGGGGGAACCTGCTTGTGCGATGATATCGGCTTCGCGGGCGTGCTCCTTGGCATTCAAAATCTGATGTCGGATTTTTCGATGTTTGGTTCTGAGCATTTTACTCAGTTTCTCAGAGTTTTCAATCGAAATGGTACCGACGAGTACCGGACGACCCTTTTCGTGCTGTTCGACAATATCCTCTAAGACAGCGTTATATTTTGCGTCCTCAGTCCTATAAATCTGGTCAGCATGATCAGCCCGGATCATAGGTTCGTTAGTTGGGATAACAGAGACCTCTAATCCGTAGATATGCGCGAATTCGTTCGCTTCGGTAGCAGCAGTACCCGTCATACCCGCGAGTTTATCGTATAAGCGGAAGTAGTTTTGGTAGGTAATCTTGGCACCAGTTTCACTTTCCTCCACGACCTTAACGCGTTCCTTCGCCTCAATTGCTTGATGGAGCCCTTCACTGAGCCGTCTACCGATCTGTTTTCGTCCTGTGAATTCGTCAACGAGAAGCACTTCACCGTTTTCGACAAGATAATCGACATCACGTTTATAG
This is a stretch of genomic DNA from Candidatus Poribacteria bacterium. It encodes these proteins:
- a CDS encoding nucleoside-diphosphate sugar epimerase/dehydratase: MDKPKIKWSFTVIIDVLLVNIAFLFAYLTSRQFGLDLLEQSTWLSALLQSADTSPFQPQHLVGIGAAAVVTIVRVGLLLAFNLYKPIWKYASVKEFRTLATAMIVATVGLIGLSMLLKIAWVLFLIDGFYNFALIGFTKFSAQILQGDGRSVSQNSQRHIDLAKTSSQSRLTTRKPPTKVLIVGAGETGIGVVRSLRNHPEKGYVPIGFIDDAPHKVGRSVAGLEVLGTTRDLTYIARKREIDEVVIAIPSAPGGKIRDIIRQCEYRGCQFKIVPNIHAILEGRASVNQIREVRFEDLLNRSTSQMNIAEVSKYLSGKRVMVTGAGGSIGSELCRQVAKLNPELLILFGRGENSIYHTDIELRESEPELNRALVIGDIRDNAKVSQITRKYRPHIIFHAAAHKHVKFMENHPDEAVKNNILGTQNLIDAAIKHKVEAFILVSSDKAVNPTSVYGASKRVTEKLIQCKARQNGTKFISVRFGNVIGSRASVIPNFKRQIAKGGPVTVTHREATRYFMTIPEAVQLLIQAGAMGNGGEILMLDMGDPIKILDLAQDLIRLSGLEVDRDIKIAFTGLEPGEKLYEELLTPQEGVTATKHQRIFVAQMEEIEERQLLSQIEELSQLADALDSEGIVSKFQELVPTYQPNRTFLTEESGVDSTSEIIQFPTETKIASANRR
- a CDS encoding TIGR03087 family PEP-CTERM/XrtA system glycosyltransferase, with translation MKILFLSLRCPYPPHRGDRIRSYNFIKQLSEEHAVTVVYFAESESDIESAKHLEPFCERVEWVRFHRSFALMNTGFHCLSRRPLQLHYWYAPQMQRKIDELLEQEDFELIHAHLFRMGQYVAAVQGPVKVLDLCDSLALNLSRRAELESNPWLAKIKLDCTPKRFLVKLEENRVRRYEVDIMKAFDCGTVVARFDRDYLLKQDNNLNLSIVPMGVDLDYFQPKSTVQSAPSLLFTGTMNYFPNADAAIYFCNEIFPRIREQHPQAEFYIVGNHPSDPVKRLEAQDGVVVTGYVPDVRPYFEKASVFVAPLRAGSGIQTKNLEAMAMGVPVVTTPVGAMGLEADIGKELLVADTPTDFAENVVHLLNDEHLRERLARTARTRVETNYSWEAIGDRLKHVYTQAVHVPKLKEDS
- a CDS encoding Trm112 family protein, encoding MNSENAYTLSKTLLDILACPACKGEIRHDEVAQKLVCVGACKRRYPIREGIPVMLIDEAEMPDEELR
- the secA gene encoding preprotein translocase subunit SecA, which gives rise to MFQKVITKVFGSKEDRDVKKFRDIVEAVNQREPEIKKFTDAQLQSKTPEFRRQLDAGTSLDDLLPEAFAVVREAAVRTLKQRHYDVQIMGGVALHQGSIAEMRTGEGKTLTSTLAVYLNALTGKGVHLATVNDYLARRDAEWMGKIYNFLGLSVGLTLSLMPREQKRLGYKADITYGVHSEFGFDYLWDNKALSVEDKTQRGHVYAILDEVDSILIDESRTPLIISEPSGKPPELYRQINSVVAQLREGEHFQIDQQGKSRGSVTLTDEGVEEVERRLGVGNLYEHTNIAMVHHVNQALTAHQLYKRDVDYLVENGEVLLVDEFTGRKQIGRRLSEGLHQAIEAKERVKVVEESETGAKITYQNYFRLYDKLAGMTGTAATEANEFAHIYGLEVSVIPTNEPMIRADHADQIYRTEDAKYNAVLEDIVEQHEKGRPVLVGTISIENSEKLSKMLRTKHRKIRHQILNAKEHAREADIIAQAGSPGAVTIATNMAGRGVDILLGGNPEGMAMETLRKQKAKTEALSPESEEFQAALAEAEAICEENKKSVLAAGGLHIVGTERHESRRIDNQLRGRSGRQGDPGSSRFYLSLEDELMRKFGSERLQGLMTRVGMDEDVPLEHPWVTKSIEKAQTRVEQMFFEVRKNLLKFDDVMDTQRDTIYTLRDTVLTSATDVAELSEYESTVEEGGLAALADKDAKVPASLKTTIWGMIDRVVRDGIEDNMGEKVGDPLETPDRFEQWLTSTFPIEPTWKAPLAQADPEEIQEQTLEMLRAAYAAREAEMGPEMMRVLERLLLLDRIDDHWKEHLHNIDYIEEGIRFGAGYGGKDPIVVFKNEALAVFESMYQQIEEQVSEFIFKSRVNTEAPRRAPSQRAGRQRRPQQRSPQGRRAAAAPGDAEFASQQAMGNMPKVGRNAPCPCGSGKKYKRCHGA